From Methanobacterium alcaliphilum, a single genomic window includes:
- a CDS encoding GTP cyclohydrolase III gives MIQMTLIQIDNYGPWTVTPTPRTESDLQILQAELYADLQRQFAAKQGLVFFTRFDNMLAVTNNVDVEDHLRIQRSIRNRYPITVSMGVGAAETPYDAQRNATTALQTYGGAQSDERNEVLAIDGLVNKEDSFVQIAHIDINGITESLTDIIPAYDTSFIVNRVQHFLMKKLIEKGSLLFFIGGDNFMSPCNGLEPQGLLKIIEEIEEEINVALKAGVGKAPTAEKAANLADLALEEIRDGFAYDLVHVMKE, from the coding sequence ATGATACAAATGACTCTAATTCAAATTGACAATTACGGCCCATGGACAGTTACTCCAACTCCCAGGACCGAGTCAGATCTTCAGATTTTACAAGCAGAGCTATACGCTGATTTGCAAAGACAGTTTGCCGCAAAGCAAGGGTTAGTTTTCTTCACTCGCTTTGATAATATGCTTGCAGTTACAAATAACGTTGATGTGGAGGATCATCTCCGAATTCAAAGATCAATCAGGAATAGGTATCCAATTACAGTAAGTATGGGTGTGGGTGCAGCAGAAACGCCATATGATGCTCAGCGTAATGCTACCACCGCTCTTCAAACTTATGGTGGAGCCCAATCTGATGAAAGAAATGAAGTTTTAGCCATTGATGGGTTGGTTAACAAAGAAGACAGCTTTGTACAAATAGCACACATTGATATTAATGGCATTACTGAATCATTGACCGATATTATTCCTGCTTATGATACGTCTTTCATTGTAAATCGTGTGCAGCACTTCTTAATGAAGAAATTAATTGAAAAAGGATCTTTATTATTCTTTATAGGTGGAGACAATTTCATGTCACCTTGTAATGGACTTGAACCGCAAGGTCTTCTTAAAATCATAGAAGAAATTGAAGAAGAAATAAATGTGGCGTTAAAAGCAGGTGTTGGGAAAGCTCCTACTGCTGAAAAAGCTGCTAATTTAGCGGATTTGGCATTAGAAGAAATACGTGACGGTTTTGCATATGATTTAGTTCATGTAATGAAAGAATAA
- the cofD gene encoding 2-phospho-L-lactate transferase, whose translation MITILSGGTGTPKLIQGIKEIIDESNLNIIVNTLENDYFSGVYVTPDIDTVLYTLSDLINLETWYGIKDDTFITHEKLKELGCPELLRIGDKDRALKIQKTILLKNYPLSQVVDIQRKQMDIKARIIPMSNQQSTIKIMTPKGEMSFHQFLIKEQGKVPVDDVVYNEVEPAPDMLNIIENSETVVIGPSNPITSIGPIISIKGVEKALKKVHVVGVSPIIGNSPVSGPAAKFMQACGHEVSALGVCDMYSKFLDRFIIDSVDSDLETKIEKLIKDVTITNTKMRNIGDKVMLARTVLGEIV comes from the coding sequence ATGATTACTATACTTTCTGGGGGAACAGGAACTCCTAAATTAATTCAAGGAATTAAAGAAATTATTGATGAGTCTAATTTAAATATTATTGTTAATACATTGGAAAATGATTATTTTTCAGGAGTTTATGTTACACCAGATATTGATACTGTGTTATATACTCTGAGTGATCTTATTAATCTGGAGACATGGTATGGAATAAAAGATGATACTTTCATAACTCATGAAAAACTTAAAGAATTGGGCTGTCCTGAGCTTTTAAGAATTGGAGATAAAGATAGGGCACTTAAAATACAGAAAACGATCCTCTTAAAAAATTATCCTTTATCTCAAGTAGTTGATATTCAGCGAAAACAAATGGATATTAAAGCCAGAATTATTCCAATGAGTAATCAACAGTCAACTATTAAAATCATGACCCCTAAGGGTGAAATGAGTTTTCATCAGTTTCTAATTAAGGAACAAGGTAAAGTACCTGTGGACGATGTGGTTTATAATGAGGTTGAACCGGCACCGGATATGCTGAACATTATAGAAAATTCAGAAACCGTAGTAATCGGACCTTCAAATCCCATTACATCTATAGGTCCAATAATATCTATTAAAGGTGTTGAAAAAGCACTCAAAAAAGTGCATGTTGTAGGTGTTTCTCCTATAATTGGAAATAGTCCAGTTAGTGGCCCAGCAGCAAAATTCATGCAAGCTTGCGGTCACGAAGTTTCAGCTTTAGGTGTTTGTGATATGTACTCCAAATTTTTAGATAGATTTATAATAGATAGTGTTGATTCAGATTTAGAAACAAAAATAGAAAAACTAATTAAAGATGTTACAATAACAAACACCAAGATGCGAAACATTGGGGATAAAGTTATGTTAGCCAGAACAGTATTGGGTGAAATAGTATGA
- a CDS encoding coenzyme F420-0:L-glutamate ligase gives MHIQLLGLNKIPLLKHDDDLSELILESAQIQDITIENGDILVIAETAISKIEGNFIDLKSIIPSQKAEDLALKTGKDPQLVEAILDQSNEIVKVGHDFIVCETRHGFVCANAGIDESNVSEGMATPMPTNPDASAKSIKEKITEKTGKEIAVIISDTQGRPFRDGAVGVAVGVSGIKAIWDRKGEIDLYGRKLQTTKIAVADELAASASLIMGQADEGIPVVIVRGYNSFELLKEDSKERSNGIKSLIRPKKFDAFR, from the coding sequence ATGCATATTCAATTACTGGGTCTCAATAAAATTCCCCTATTAAAACATGATGATGATTTAAGTGAGTTAATACTTGAGTCGGCTCAAATTCAAGATATAACTATAGAAAATGGGGATATCTTGGTAATTGCAGAAACGGCTATATCTAAAATAGAGGGAAATTTTATAGATTTAAAATCTATTATTCCAAGTCAAAAGGCAGAAGACCTGGCTTTAAAAACAGGTAAAGACCCTCAACTAGTTGAGGCTATTTTAGATCAATCAAATGAAATTGTGAAGGTTGGTCATGATTTTATTGTTTGCGAAACCAGGCATGGTTTTGTTTGTGCCAATGCGGGAATTGACGAATCAAATGTATCTGAGGGTATGGCTACCCCTATGCCTACTAACCCTGATGCTAGTGCCAAATCAATAAAAGAAAAAATAACTGAAAAAACGGGTAAAGAAATTGCAGTCATTATTTCTGATACTCAGGGAAGGCCCTTTCGAGATGGTGCAGTAGGTGTAGCAGTGGGTGTCTCAGGGATAAAAGCGATTTGGGATCGCAAAGGAGAAATTGATTTGTATGGCCGCAAACTCCAAACTACTAAAATTGCTGTTGCTGATGAATTAGCTGCTTCTGCATCACTTATAATGGGTCAGGCTGATGAGGGAATACCAGTAGTCATTGTACGGGGTTACAATAGTTTTGAATTATTAAAAGAGGATTCAAAAGAAAGAAGTAATGGGATTAAATCTTTAATCAGACCTAAAAAATTTGATGCATTTAGATGA
- a CDS encoding IMP cyclohydrolase, with protein sequence MYLGRMLSVGSNENGSFAAYRVSSRSFPNRMAKSFENSVAIIPKEGHEKDVFENPYIAYNCIKIVEDIAVVSNGSHTDVIADKISVGMNIRDAIALSLIAMDYEKDDFNTPRIAGAVTKDGEAYIGIITHENVIVEKVPAGKSYYISTYEHIKPNEVKFNAEDAQGAAQFIMDQGKFKEFTNPVTSAAAFAGANWEIFSI encoded by the coding sequence ATGTATTTAGGTAGAATGTTATCAGTAGGAAGTAATGAAAATGGTTCTTTTGCGGCTTATAGGGTTTCAAGCAGATCTTTTCCCAACAGGATGGCTAAGTCATTTGAAAATAGTGTGGCTATTATCCCTAAAGAAGGACACGAGAAAGATGTCTTTGAAAACCCTTACATTGCGTACAACTGCATAAAAATAGTTGAAGATATTGCTGTGGTGTCTAATGGTTCACATACTGATGTTATAGCAGATAAAATATCAGTAGGAATGAATATTCGAGATGCAATTGCGCTTTCTTTAATTGCCATGGACTATGAGAAAGATGATTTCAATACTCCGCGCATTGCAGGTGCTGTAACTAAAGATGGTGAAGCTTATATTGGGATCATTACTCATGAAAATGTAATTGTAGAAAAAGTTCCTGCAGGAAAATCTTATTATATCTCCACTTATGAACACATAAAACCAAATGAAGTTAAGTTCAATGCAGAAGATGCGCAGGGCGCTGCTCAATTCATAATGGATCAGGGAAAATTTAAAGAATTTACTAATCCTGTTACATCAGCAGCGGCATTTGCAGGGGCTAATTGGGAAATATTTTCGATTTAA
- a CDS encoding ExbD/TolR family protein, with protein sequence MAMDVNKYRKKLKDNNPRFNMVPFIDILFTLLIFVIVTSSFQVADESATSGKPEQVESSGPSEYYQIPVAGLKKVTVNGVDMSQYIRNNAIAVHTRVIDEGEIIIKPKQGLIIITAPPDMAVDKAVKAPT encoded by the coding sequence ATGGCTATGGATGTAAACAAGTACCGAAAAAAACTAAAGGATAATAATCCCCGTTTTAATATGGTTCCTTTCATTGACATTCTTTTCACATTATTAATATTTGTAATTGTGACCAGCAGTTTTCAAGTTGCAGATGAATCTGCTACATCGGGTAAACCAGAACAGGTTGAAAGTTCAGGCCCATCGGAGTACTATCAAATTCCAGTGGCGGGACTAAAAAAAGTGACAGTAAATGGTGTTGACATGTCGCAGTATATTCGAAATAATGCCATAGCAGTTCATACCAGGGTAATTGATGAGGGAGAAATAATTATAAAGCCAAAACAGGGTTTAATTATTATTACCGCACCACCGGATATGGCAGTAGATAAAGCAGTCAAGGCACCCACATAA
- a CDS encoding MotA/TolQ/ExbB proton channel family protein, with amino-acid sequence MILDFFTNAFGTILEMFKNGGIITYIITIIGIYGLISSFEKIHYLRKISKVSTPQIIGAVNEAMERGGSLEALKSINQYQNPVSRIISEALKIGYRNKSEVEDAMERVFIVEMSSMTKGLDTLKTIIEIAPLLGLIGTVIGIWYTFKAMGIGGNAAAMAEGIYAALITTIVGLAVAIILMPFYSHILVRIDKEMDKIELAKKMTNWGYAVMKIKVDTDVSNAMEALLESEGIVNVKEINEPDANIWVAFKPSMLEKSINNIILEKCNASSEIVESKLKQ; translated from the coding sequence ATGATTTTAGACTTTTTTACTAATGCATTTGGCACTATCTTGGAGATGTTCAAGAACGGAGGGATTATAACATATATCATAACCATAATCGGAATTTATGGTTTAATCAGCTCCTTTGAAAAGATCCATTATTTGCGAAAAATATCAAAAGTAAGCACCCCTCAAATAATTGGGGCAGTTAATGAAGCTATGGAAAGAGGAGGTTCTTTAGAAGCACTGAAATCCATAAACCAGTATCAAAATCCTGTTTCCAGAATAATTTCTGAAGCCCTTAAAATAGGATATAGAAATAAATCTGAAGTGGAAGATGCAATGGAACGGGTTTTCATTGTTGAAATGAGTAGCATGACTAAAGGTCTGGATACTCTTAAGACAATTATTGAGATAGCTCCTTTGCTTGGTCTTATCGGTACGGTAATTGGTATTTGGTATACATTTAAAGCTATGGGGATTGGAGGTAATGCTGCAGCCATGGCTGAGGGGATATACGCTGCTTTAATTACTACAATTGTTGGTCTGGCAGTTGCCATTATTTTAATGCCTTTTTATTCACATATATTGGTACGCATAGACAAAGAGATGGATAAGATTGAGCTAGCCAAGAAAATGACTAATTGGGGATATGCTGTAATGAAAATAAAAGTTGATACTGATGTTTCCAATGCTATGGAGGCTCTTCTTGAATCTGAGGGAATTGTTAATGTTAAGGAGATTAATGAACCTGATGCTAATATTTGGGTAGCCTTTAAACCGAGTATGCTGGAAAAGAGTATTAACAATATTATTTTAGAGAAATGTAATGCCAGCTCAGAAATTGTGGAAAGTAAACTCAAACAGTAA
- the rnhB gene encoding ribonuclease HII translates to MIILGIDEAGRGPVLGPLVVCGAAIPEDKLDIMERMGIKDSKKLTPKRRNVLSRKIQKIADCHIVKITARDIDNLRARDVNLNEIEKIAMIKVINMAQPDSVIIDSVDVDPDRLKREVQDVIGEGISVKSEHGADDKYLPVAAASIVAKVERDLEIEKLARKFRKIGEIGSGYPSDPRTKAFLQNFEYDEMPDCVRKSWATVEKLKNKK, encoded by the coding sequence ATGATAATACTTGGTATTGATGAAGCAGGAAGAGGCCCGGTTTTAGGGCCGTTAGTGGTTTGTGGAGCAGCTATACCTGAAGACAAGTTAGATATTATGGAGAGAATGGGGATTAAAGATTCTAAAAAACTCACTCCTAAAAGACGGAATGTACTCTCCAGAAAAATACAAAAGATTGCAGATTGTCATATTGTAAAAATTACTGCCAGGGATATTGATAACCTCCGGGCTAGAGATGTCAATCTTAATGAAATAGAAAAGATTGCCATGATTAAAGTAATAAATATGGCACAACCTGATTCGGTAATTATTGATTCTGTAGATGTTGATCCTGATCGTTTAAAACGTGAGGTGCAGGATGTAATTGGGGAGGGAATATCAGTTAAATCGGAGCACGGTGCTGATGATAAATACCTTCCAGTGGCTGCTGCATCAATAGTTGCTAAAGTTGAAAGAGATTTGGAAATAGAAAAACTAGCAAGAAAATTTAGAAAAATAGGCGAAATTGGATCTGGCTATCCCAGTGATCCTCGCACAAAGGCATTTTTACAAAATTTTGAATATGATGAAATGCCAGATTGTGTTAGAAAATCATGGGCAACAGTAGAAAAACTTAAAAATAAAAAATAA
- a CDS encoding rod shape-determining protein, which translates to MFGFGKKNDDKKVERKKGLTNTLGIDLGTLNTVVAKPSGDKFDLFKIPSVVAVKKDDPSYVLAVGEEAKSMLGRTPEDIIAVRPLRKGVIESVAQAEALLVYSMEMGSAEDTSSIDRIVIGIPGDASEVERNAVEEIGKKAGASYVLVISEGLAAAIGAGLPIAEASGTMVIDIGAGSSDLVVISLGGITDIQTIRWGGDDIDDNIVDQVKQKYEVEIGIHEAEKAKIAVGMVHCDVDMENEKTHVIGKCMKTNKPKEIELDSVMVANAAEPIVVKIIEALALVLERLSPELISGVYNKTVVVGGTSQLKGLKERIFEEVGIPVDISDDPMTVVAKGAAIVAAEPRALEPEVRLKAMK; encoded by the coding sequence ATGTTTGGATTTGGAAAAAAGAACGATGATAAAAAAGTAGAACGTAAAAAAGGACTTACTAACACTTTAGGTATTGATTTAGGTACTTTAAACACAGTAGTTGCTAAACCATCCGGAGATAAATTTGATTTATTTAAAATTCCATCTGTAGTGGCTGTAAAAAAAGACGATCCTTCATATGTGTTGGCTGTTGGTGAAGAAGCAAAATCCATGTTAGGGCGAACTCCTGAAGATATAATTGCTGTTAGGCCATTAAGAAAGGGAGTCATTGAAAGTGTAGCTCAAGCTGAAGCACTTTTGGTGTATTCTATGGAAATGGGGTCTGCTGAAGATACTTCCAGTATTGATAGGATTGTCATTGGTATTCCTGGAGATGCTTCGGAAGTAGAACGCAACGCAGTAGAAGAAATTGGAAAAAAAGCAGGCGCAAGCTATGTTCTGGTTATAAGCGAGGGTTTAGCAGCAGCAATTGGTGCAGGTTTGCCTATTGCTGAAGCTTCTGGAACTATGGTTATTGATATAGGTGCAGGTTCCAGTGATTTGGTTGTAATTTCCCTGGGTGGAATCACTGATATTCAAACCATCCGTTGGGGTGGCGATGATATTGATGATAATATAGTGGATCAGGTTAAACAAAAATATGAAGTAGAGATAGGAATTCACGAAGCAGAAAAAGCCAAAATTGCCGTTGGAATGGTTCACTGTGATGTGGATATGGAAAATGAAAAAACACATGTTATTGGTAAGTGCATGAAAACCAATAAACCAAAAGAAATAGAGCTTGACTCAGTCATGGTTGCTAATGCTGCAGAGCCTATAGTTGTAAAGATTATAGAAGCACTTGCTTTAGTTCTAGAAAGATTATCCCCTGAACTGATTTCTGGTGTTTACAATAAAACTGTGGTAGTAGGTGGAACTTCTCAATTAAAAGGCCTTAAAGAAAGAATATTTGAAGAAGTAGGTATACCTGTTGATATATCAGATGACCCTATGACTGTGGTAGCAAAAGGCGCAGCTATTGTTGCTGCAGAACCTCGTGCTCTGGAGCCTGAAGTTCGATTAAAAGCAATGAAATAA